The Calditrichota bacterium genome contains the following window.
TTTTTATAGCGTTCTTTGACTTGGCGGATTCGTTTCAGCCCTTCTTCCATTTTGTCGCCGGTGCGATAGACAGGCATGTGTTTGTCAATGATATCTCTCACTTCAGAACGCAGCTCGTAAACTGATTCTTTGCCATCTTTCTTCATAAGATCATTGAAAATGCGGTCATCTTCTTTCTTTGCAGCGTCATCGTTCAGGTTTGGAAATTTCTTCCCATCGACATATTTTACAACCTCTTCGCCGGTAATTTTCCCGTAAACAAGGCACTCTGCCGTCGAATTAGTTCCCAATCGATTCGCCCCGTGAAGACTTTCGCAACCAGCCTCCCCGGCAGCCCAGATATTTTTTGTGCCATCAGCCTTGCCGTTAATATCCGTATCGATACCGCCCATCAAATAGTGCCACACAGGCCTGATAGGAATTGCCTCGTGAACCGGATCAACGCCGACGAATTTCATCGTCAATTCGCGGATGAAGCCTAATCTCTCATTAATTTTATCTGCGCCAAGGTGCGTCAGATCAAGATGCACAAAATCCAGTCCCCTGGGGCCCGGAAATCCGCGACCTTCGTTAATTTCTGTAATGATCGAACGAGAAACAATATCCCGCGGCGCTAATTCCATTTTCCCCGGAGCATATCGCTCCATAAAACGCTCGTTTTTGTTGTTTCTCAGATAACCACCTTCACCGCGACAGGCTTCTGTCATTAAAATTCCCGTTGGAATCAAGCCTGTGGGGTGAAACTGGACAAATTCCATGTCTTTTAATGGAAGTCCGGCTTTATAAGCCATGGCGATGCCGTCGCCGGTTACGGTGTGTGAGTAAGTTGTGAAGCCTGAAATACGGCCGATACCGCCGGAAGCAATAATGAGCGCCTTGCCTCTAAAGACATGAAATTTACCGGTCGTCATGTCAATTGCTGTCATTCCCTGAAATTCCCCGTCCTCGACGATTAGAGAAGTAACAAACCACTCATCGTAACGAGTCACGTTGTCGTATTTCAGAAGCGTATCGTAAAGCGTTTGCATTTCAAAAAAACCGGTTTTGTCAGCAGCAAAAACTGCTCGAGGGTAACCATGGCCGCCAAAAGGTCTCTGATTTATTCGGCCATCTTCACGACGACTCCAGGGAATTCCCCAGCGATCAAGCCGCCGTATTTCAGCAGGACACTCCTTAACAAATCGATAAACAACATCTTGATCTGCTAAAAAATCACTTCCCTTGATTGTATCCCAGGCATGCAAATCAAAACTGTCCCCTTCATCCTCTCGGAGAACGGCGGCGGTTCCGCCCTCTGCAGCAACTGAGTGAGATCGCATCAATTGTACTTTCGAAATGATCCCCACATCGACTTTACCCTTGCTCCGTAGGGAAATTTCAACCGCGGCCCTCAAACCTGCCAGTCCAGATCCTAAAATTAACACATCATGATTAAACGTTTCTGCCATTTGATACCTCCATATTGGAAGAACATTTAGAGATTAACAGAATTGGAATTAAAATGTTACAATTCATTTCCTCAATTGTAAAGATGATACCTTGTGGTATTTTTAAAAGTGAAGATTAAATCGGATGAAGCGAAAGCAAAAATTTCTTGTGCTATTATAATAAAAAATAAATTCAAAGTCAATAAAAATTATGGAAATCTGCCGTTAACATAATGTCAAAAATGACAATTTTTTAACTCACATTAAGCCGTGTTCAGCAAAGCTAAAAAAACTGTCCTTCCCGATAATGATGTGATCAAAAGGCCTGACATCGACTAATCTACAGGCATCCGTGAGTTGCTTGGTGATTCTTTTGTCTTCTAAACTTGGCGTCGGATCGCCGCTGGGGTGATTATGCACAAAAATAATTGAAGCCGCGGACAGATTAAGCGCCTCCTTGACTATTTCGCGCACATTTACCAGGCTCTCCGTCAGGCTTCCCGCAAATAGCGTTTTTTCCAAAATCAAATTATTGCGCGATGTCAGCAAAATTATCTTGAATTCCTCGCGGTTGGTGTCGCGCATGTAAGGCCCGACAAGATGGAACACATCCTCCGCTCGCATGAGCCGCGGCTTGTTTTTTGTCTTTTCGCTCGCCAGACGTTTGCCAATTTCCAGCGCCGCTTTAATTTGAGCGACTTTGGCGGGACCAATGCCGTTAATTTCACAGATTTCGCTAATTGACCGCGAATCCAGTTCGCGAAAAGTGCCGAAATGTTGGATGAGCTTTCTTGCGAGATCGATTGCCGTATTTTCTTTATCGCCCACTCGCAGCAAGATGGCCAACAATTCCGCATCCTGCAATTTATCTGCTCCAAATTTAATCAATCGCTCACGAGGTCTGTCATTGACAGGCCAGTCCTTGATGGTGTAAGTTGTTTTTTTCATCTACTGAACTATTCTCCGCTTATTTGTCAGCGAAACGGCAATCAAAGCGCCGATAATTGCAAAAATCGAATAAATTACCAGAGAAAGCAAAAAGCTCAAAATGATCAACGTGAAACCTTCCTGATATTGGCTCAACCGGATCAACGCATCCTCCAA
Protein-coding sequences here:
- a CDS encoding succinate dehydrogenase/fumarate reductase flavoprotein subunit; the encoded protein is MAETFNHDVLILGSGLAGLRAAVEISLRSKGKVDVGIISKVQLMRSHSVAAEGGTAAVLREDEGDSFDLHAWDTIKGSDFLADQDVVYRFVKECPAEIRRLDRWGIPWSRREDGRINQRPFGGHGYPRAVFAADKTGFFEMQTLYDTLLKYDNVTRYDEWFVTSLIVEDGEFQGMTAIDMTTGKFHVFRGKALIIASGGIGRISGFTTYSHTVTGDGIAMAYKAGLPLKDMEFVQFHPTGLIPTGILMTEACRGEGGYLRNNKNERFMERYAPGKMELAPRDIVSRSIITEINEGRGFPGPRGLDFVHLDLTHLGADKINERLGFIRELTMKFVGVDPVHEAIPIRPVWHYLMGGIDTDINGKADGTKNIWAAGEAGCESLHGANRLGTNSTAECLVYGKITGEEVVKYVDGKKFPNLNDDAAKKEDDRIFNDLMKKDGKESVYELRSEVRDIIDKHMPVYRTGDKMEEGLKRIRQVKERYKNITVRDKSRVYNTDLVFALELGFMIDVAEVVIKSGFTRQESRGGHARLDFPKRDDDKWLKHTVATVTDDGPKLSYKPVAITTWKPVERKY
- a CDS encoding JAB domain-containing protein; protein product: MKKTTYTIKDWPVNDRPRERLIKFGADKLQDAELLAILLRVGDKENTAIDLARKLIQHFGTFRELDSRSISEICEINGIGPAKVAQIKAALEIGKRLASEKTKNKPRLMRAEDVFHLVGPYMRDTNREEFKIILLTSRNNLILEKTLFAGSLTESLVNVREIVKEALNLSAASIIFVHNHPSGDPTPSLEDKRITKQLTDACRLVDVRPFDHIIIGKDSFFSFAEHGLM